DNA from Xiphophorus maculatus strain JP 163 A chromosome 6, X_maculatus-5.0-male, whole genome shotgun sequence:
AAGAGAACATTGTCTTTCCTACATCTGTCCAATATTCCGGAAATGTCCTTTTCCTACCTTGAAGCTCTTTCCTCCGATGGTCTGCATGTCGCACTCCTTGCCAATGGTAAAGTTGTTGGTGACCTTGGCGTTGGAAGGGTAATGCTGCGTCCAGGTGAAGTCATTCCCGCTCTGGACGACCTCCGTGACCGTCTTGTAGTCGCGGCCCTTCTGGATGATGTCGTCGGGGATACCTGAAGCAGCGTAGATAAGGAGAAATGTGAAGatagaaataaagaacaaatcTGAGAAAGAATCTGCTGCTTTCACTCTTACCAACCAACTTGCAGAATGCATCGTATCCCTCCTGGGACTCAAGTTCCCATTTTCCGGAGAAGGCCATTTTCTGGTGGTGTCGGTTGTTTTTTCGGAGAGGCGAGAGAAGAGATGCTGAGGCAAGCTGAGAGAGGTTGCGAGGTACTGGGACCCGGGGGCCGAGCTACCTTTTTATACAGTCAAAGCCTCTAGCCACCTCCTTCCTCTGCATGTGATCACACGAGAGGGCAATAATAACCGAAGATGATGAGTACAACGAGCTACGAGGGAGAGGGCAATAAACTCCGTAAATGGCCGTTTGTGGAGTTCACATGCAGTGAGTAAAACGCTGACGGCTCACCGGGGTAATCCGTTAAATCACCTTGCGGCCAGTGAACTCTCCCGCAATTGTTTTATGGTCATAACCTTCGGTTTTACTAGGGCTGATTGCAAAAGAATCAAAcccaaagttttgttttaaaactctAACCTTCTATTTGCATTTGTTATCTGGGTGGAGGAAATGGCTCGTAATAAGATAATCAAGTTcttattcaaggtttttattcatGGTCTGGACCTGAAAAAGCTCAGGAGGAATATGATTGGAGTCATTTTAGCGGGCATTCATTTGTCAAAGGGGATACATAATTATCTTGTTAGTAGGTAGAAAAGCTGAGCAAAAGCACTTATGCAAAGCTTGATTATGAACTGCGCTTTTGTTCTCTCCGTGCTCCTTTCTCCTTCCTCTGTTGATCACTCGTAAAATAATGCACGgtaatcaaaaatgtatttaatgcaGTTGTGCAATTTTGCGGAGAGGCCCTTGAATAAATAACTAGGGTTTAATGCCACGGGTTGTTGAAACATTCAAATTCGATAAGACCAAAGTTTTTGCCATTTAACCATCTATTCTCACTAAATTCTCATCAACCTCAGCGTCtctgaaaacagacagaaagttTGGGCTAAAATTGCCAATGACTCCATAAGATGTCTTTGAGATTGATTCACCAATGTCTCGATCACCCGAACCGCGCGCATTATACAGAGAGGGAAAAATTTCTTCAATGTAACAATTACACATTTATAAAGCAGACGTCGTGATGGGCATAAACAAGACGGGAAAGAGAAAGGTTCTTCCAACAACAGCGAAAATCTGCAAAGGGTGACCTAGAAGCTTTTCCACGGGCCCCCCACCCCCTGAAAACCTCTTGACctcaacaaaatggaaaatcacaaaaagaaatcGTTCTGGCAGAagatttaattagaaaattCCCCAAAAACGCCAAAACACTTGATCAGATAAAGAGGACTTGACGACCATACATTTCATTTTGGCCTTtctaagatttgtttttcttcttctgtagaACCCATTGACACAGATTgtaatctttttaaatgttcaacagTATTTTTCTAGTATTAAGTTTATTCAATTTGTTCATTTGATGAacaaataataatcaattttataaaaataaccaTTGTCCTGCATGTAGGCCTTCTAGATAGCAGCTAATTTGTAGACACACCGCCTGGTTGGACTTTCTATTAATAATCATATATGCTTGGATAGCATCTGTTGCAGCAACAAAATAAGTTTATAGACTGTAGATAACATATCTAGTGTAGAAGATATTTGTgactaaataaattttttttgggggggcgggGGGCAAATGCGTGTTTGCATGTAGCATGTAGGTATGACTTGTGAGTTTTGTCACAGCAGTCATGATGTGGAGATGTTTTagtgatcaaaaaaaaaaaaagctgtaaaagacttgagactgagaCGGAGGTTTACCGTCCAGCAGGACATCGACCCTAAGCAGTCAGCCAGAGACACGATGAAAAGGTTTATATCAAGGGATATTTTGTTTGCTATCGTGACCCAATCAAATTTCTGACCATAATCCAATAAAGTACCTcagactatatatatatatatatatatataaaaaagaaaaaaaaaagagttgttgACAGATGCTCTCCGTCCAATCTCACAGAGATTGAGCTACTTTCCAAATGAGAATGGGGAGaaaatttttttatcagtttctaCAAGTGCAAAACGGCGACATATCCATAAAGCAAAACGCGCTTCTACTATCAAGTCAGTAATGCTGAATATAACAGCACACTtcctattaaaaatgtttatttgtaaaatttcaaTTGTAATTTCCTAAACTTTTACGCatcttttaaaatttgtaaaaaaaaatgttacttttttttttttttacacttttatttgtaagaaatttgCCGTTATGCACTCTCATGTAGGTctgtcaacaaaaaaagattcaacTGCACTAACGTTGGTGTTGTGTGGAGCTTTGCTTTACAAAGCATCGTCCATAATTTGATATCTCTAAATGTAATATTgcgtttcta
Protein-coding regions in this window:
- the LOC102231949 gene encoding gastrotropin-like codes for the protein MAFSGKWELESQEGYDAFCKLVGIPDDIIQKGRDYKTVTEVVQSGNDFTWTQHYPSNAKVTNNFTIGKECDMQTIGGKSFKATVNMEGGKLTVSFPNYHQVNEVSGDKLIETSTAGTVVLKRISKKI